Proteins from a single region of Sebastes umbrosus isolate fSebUmb1 chromosome 8, fSebUmb1.pri, whole genome shotgun sequence:
- the LOC119493265 gene encoding hemicentin-2, with the protein MHGVNRGIHGLEDVFFSPQDQTVREGEGVFFQCVSGESSPPASITWLKDGTLVTRGRHIQGEYGGGSQKKTSGTLHLFNVTLEDDGMYICVTLNPSLNISKKSNAAKLTVQGVPRRLQIIQGPDNITVAMGTEVSMRCAVRGFPVPMVHWFKDGCLLSNCSTSFSLQNNGQLLTFRNVTREDEGSYHCEASNLKESIKSEPAFLLPADMDWDFVQQPVNLTVKRGENVTVTCRPPYSRPAAQVSWFKNNQLLSTPTDHETVLPSGDLFFHSVQEYDNGSYFCRASNVHLQRFLTSRRATLTVLAPPSVKLWPQVLTVPVGAQVVLDCQVSGHPLPSISWVKRGHSKQTGGKITLGLKNATLYIQSARSYDEGVYVCEASNTLGHSRKTAMLRVAVSPIIVTFVGQVSCRIGASAVLPCRAVGILPITYTWTRGRAERQSPISPTEDRHIDVDGALHISSVQYSDVGEYYCTAENRAGRHQRRSILTVAAEHRPADRGKQTRLVLSAGTDTSKDLPVSQSSDSVAEQHIETTHHPHVQAQHKDVTCSLSHCDATTNRATALSTFSRRAVAELKMPPRSLGHLLQHRLNQPTTNPTQPLVTQMQPPMLPPPPHPHFQAVDLHTQLTGDPLLISYSEPTVIHSQASVDTKEVLGTTLQYLLTESRSHLTSSRTQFQHQVSDELLIEPDSQGSNIRAVSVANPITEPFTETANPPVGEPFGFLNLDSYSPTPTQSPVTQTKTSHSGSVTQSSALQAELQQMHQLVTKSKFYQSYHEPTSTQISHTELEHQGQRLQRPSPTISQISQQSFTQNLFPKFQLELSTIPNHLPSTQPPPSSVTKPQQSQNHSQLSPATSTTSTLPQSSPTQHPLLHSQPPQTETFPLQHINPPKIQPSISTIHQTSNPSTQDSETPVVHQVNMSDQVQLNTSQKGDPVQKAKPANDTELTEWLKRNTSQSPMTSNDQRVTQQSPSWLPVLEKHDIPIVVGVGVSLAFIFITVTFYAVVQKNETAPTSRAAQRNLGVPIRHTGSRAAGRTYENRAFEDDDCVAVIEQSPNTSDTRARPPGPSLVTVQMEPTFEDQEDTQPALDDHSVTVETYPEPLLDTKIDPSLEEEKGCSLSQPSIQLQCAEDWTSNRGDNRCSPCQDALPPPSPLPSRSPSPSPPSRREEGLRSSLTLQSAEACAAPIHHSLSISHGNPPLLLSHHVSLGLTTVAVDVHFYPAATASMAVGTSTHINSVSNSTSVATPLFSSPLVNSQENDQSTARFNQSK; encoded by the exons ATGCACGGTGTCAACAGAGGGATTCATG GTTTGGAGGATGTTTTCTTCAGTCCTCAGGACCAGACagtcagagaaggagagggggTTTTCTTCCAGTGTGTGTCAGGAGAAAGTTCACCTCCTGCGAGCATCACCTGGCTCAAAGACGGGACTCTGGTCACAAGAGGAAGACACATTCAG GGTGAGTATGGAGGTGGTAGCCAGAAGAAGACTTCAGGCACTCTTCATCTTTTCAACGTAACATTAGAGGATGATGGGATGTACATTTGTGTTACGCTCAATCCTTCACTGAACATCAGCAAGAAGAGCAACGCAGCTAAACTAACTGTGCAGG GGGTCCCTAGAAGGCTGCAGATCATCCAGGGCCCTGACAACATCACTGTTGCTATGGGAACAGAGGTCTCCATGCGCTGTGCTGTCCGTGGCTTCCCTGTTCCCATGGTGCACTGGTTCAAAGACGGCTGCCTCCTGTCGAACTGCTCAACCTCGTTTAGCCTCCAGAACAATGGACAGCTGCTCACATTCAG GAACGTGACCAGGGAGGATGAGGGCTCGTATCACTGTGAAGCATCCAACCTGAAAGAGTCCATCAAGTCGGAGCCGGCCTTCCTGCTTCCAGCCG ATATGGACTGGGATTTCGTCCAGCAGCCCGTAAACCTGACggtgaagagaggagaaaatgttACAGTCACCTGCAGGCCTCCGTACAGCCGACCAGCAGCCCAGGTGTCCTGGTTCAAAAACAACCAACTTCTCTCAACTCCCACAGATCACGAGACTGTGCTGCCCAGTGGAGACCTCTTCTtccacag TGTGCAGGAGTACGACAACGGGAGCTACTTCTGCAGAGCTTCCAACGTCCACCTTCAGAGATTTCTCACCTCTAGAAGAGCAACTCTGACCGTGCTGG CCCCTCCATCTGTGAAGCTGTGGCCTCAGGTGTTGACGGTGCCTGTGGGTGCTCAGGTGGTGCTGGACTGTCAGGTGTCCGGTCACCCTCTACCCTCCATCAGCTGGGTGAAGAGAGGCCACTCCAAGCAGACTGGAGGCAAGATCACTTTGGG ATTGAAGAACGCCACTCTCTACATCCAGTCCGCCCGGAGCTACGATGAGGGAGTGTATGTGTGCGAGGCCTCCAACACTCTGGGCCACAGCCGCAAAACAGCAATGCTGAGAGTTGCTG TGAGTCCCATCATAGTGACCTTTGTAGGTCAGGTGAGCTGCAGGATCGGTGCTTCAGCGGTCCTGCCCTGCAGGGCTGTAGGGATTCTGCCCATCACGTACACCTGGACCAggggcagagcagagagacagtCCCCCATCAGTCCCACTGAAGACAGACACATTGATG TAGATGGAGCTCTGCACATTTCCAGTGTGCAGTATTCTGACGTCGGGGAATATTACTGTACAGCTGAGAACCGAGCAGGACGACACCAGAGACGTAGCATCCTCACCGTCGCAG CTGAACACCGACCAGCTGATAGAGGCAAGCAGACAAGACTGGTTTTGTCTGCT GGCACCGACACTAGCAAAGACCTGCCTGTTTCCCAATCCAGTGACTCTGTGGCTGAGCAACACATCGAGACAACACATCATCCACATGTACAGGCACAGCATAAGGACGTCACAT GCTCCTTATCACACTGTGATGCTACGACAAACAGAGCCACCGCATTGTCGACATTTTCAAGGAGAGCAGTGGCTGAGCTAAAGATGCCACCGCGATCACTTGGCCATCTTTTACAGCACCGCCTGAATCAGCCAACAACCAATCCGACCCAGCCGTTAGTCACACAGATGCAGCCTCCCATGTTACCACCTCCTCCACATCCACACTTCCAGGCAGTAGATCTCCACACCCAACTGACCGGTGATCCTCTTTTGATTTCATATAGTGAACCAACAGTAATACACAGCCAGGCATCAGTAGATACCAAGGAAGTTTTGGGTACAACCCTTCAGTATCTGCTCACTGAAAGTCGATCCCATTTGACATCATCACGTACACAATTTCAGCATCAAGTCAGTGATGAATTGTTGATAGAGCCTGATTCTCAGGGCTCTAACATCCGTGCTGTGTCTGTAGCCAATCCAATCACAGAGCCCTTCACTGAGACGGCAAACCCTCCAGTGGGTGAACCCTTCGGCTTTCTTAACTTGGATTCGTATTCGCCGACTCCAACACAGAGTCCTGTAACCCAAACTAAGACGAGCCACTCCGGTTCAGTCACCCAGTCTTCTGCTTTACAAGCTGAATTGCAACAAATGCACCAGCTGGTTACAAAAAGTAAATTTTACCAATCCTACCATGAGCCAACCTCAACCCAGATTTCTCACACCGAACTCGAGCACCAAGGTCAACGTCTACAGCGGCCTTCACCAACCATCTCACAGATATCTCAACAATCATTCACTCAAAATCTTTTTCCGAAGTTCCAGCTCGAGCTATCGACAATCCCGAATCATCTGCCCTCCACGCAACCTCCACCGTCTTCAGTTACGAAGCCTCAACAATCCCAAAATCACAGTCAACTTTCGCCCGCAACTTCAACCACGTCTACACTTCCTCAATCATCTCCAACACAACATCCACTGCTCCACTCACAACCACCACAGACAGAAACATTTCCACTCCAACACATAAACCCGCCTAAAATCCAGCCTTCAATCTCAACCATCCATCAGACGTCCAATCCTTCAACGCAGGACTCTGAGACTCCTGTTGTCCATCAGGTCAACATGTCCGATCAGGTACAGCTAAATACGAGCCAGAAAGGTGACCCAGTTCAGAAGGCTAAACCAGCCAATGACACAGAGCTGACAGAGTGGCTGAAGAGGAACACCTCCCAATCACCGATGACCAGCAATGATCAACG AGTAACGCAGCAGTCTCCCTCATGGCTGCCCGTGCTGGAGAAACATGACATCCCCATCGTGGTGGGAGTGGGTGTGTCTCTGGCCTTCATTTTCATCACTGTTACCTTCTATGCTGTGGTCCAGAAGAACGAAACCGCACCAACAAGCCGAGCAG CTCAGAGGAATCTAGGCGTCCCCATTCGACACACTGGAAGTCGAGCTGCAGGACGTACATACGAAAACAG AGCTTTTGAAGACGATGACTGTGTGGCAGTGATTGAGCAGAGCCCCAACACATCAGACACCCGCGCCCGACCTCCAGGACCGAGCCTGGTCACGGTGCAGATGGAGCCCACGTTTGAGGATCAGGAGGACACACAACCCGCTCTGGACGATCACTCAGTCACCGTAGAGACTTATCCTGAGCCCCTTCTTGACACAAAG ATCGATCCCTCTCTTGAGGAGGAGAAGGGCTGCAGTTTGTCCCAGCCCAGCATCCAGCTGCAGTGTGCTGAGGACTGGACCAGTAACAGAGGAGACAACCGCTGCAGCCCATGCCAGGATGCCTTGCCTCCCCCATCACCCTTACCCTCCCGTTCACCTTCCCCCTCGCCACCATCCAGACGTGAGGAGGGCCTGCGCTCCTCGTTAACCCTGCAAAGTGCTGAGGCGTGTGCAGCACCCATCCACCACAGCCTCAGCATCTCACATGGCAACCCTCCCCTGCTCCTTTCTCACCACGTCTCCTTGGGCCTCACTACCGTCGCAGTGGATGTCCATTTTTACCCAGCAGCCACTGCTTCGATGGCAGTAGGCACTAGCACTCATATCAATTCAGTCTCTAATTCCACTTCGGTGGCGACACCTCTGTTCAGTTCCCCGTTAGTCAACAGTCAGGAGAATGACCAATCGACTGCCAGATTTAATCAGAGTAAGTAG